From Paraburkholderia sabiae, a single genomic window includes:
- a CDS encoding DUF1349 domain-containing protein: MFEQCEWFNEPSVWSLDGDTLNVTTDPKTDFWRKTHYGFTRDSGHCFVVRTQGDFTAQVRVRGQFHALYDQAGLMVRVDESTWMKAGVEFTDDVLMMSSVLTVGQSDWAIGSPIVSKDGFWMRATVAQGVLRIQYSIDGKTWPLLRLAPFPVAAHYFVGPVCCTPERGGLQVQFSSFSVSAPLQKDLHDLS; encoded by the coding sequence GTGTTCGAACAATGCGAATGGTTCAATGAGCCGTCTGTATGGTCGCTGGACGGCGATACGCTCAACGTGACCACCGATCCGAAAACCGACTTCTGGCGCAAAACGCACTATGGGTTCACGCGCGATTCAGGCCACTGCTTCGTCGTCCGCACACAGGGCGACTTCACTGCGCAAGTGCGTGTGCGCGGTCAGTTTCATGCGCTCTACGATCAGGCCGGATTGATGGTGCGCGTCGACGAGTCGACGTGGATGAAGGCAGGCGTCGAATTCACCGACGACGTGTTGATGATGAGCAGCGTGTTAACCGTCGGCCAGTCGGACTGGGCGATCGGTTCGCCAATCGTGTCAAAAGACGGCTTCTGGATGCGTGCCACCGTTGCGCAAGGTGTGCTGCGCATCCAGTACTCCATCGACGGGAAAACATGGCCTCTACTGCGGCTCGCGCCTTTTCCCGTTGCCGCGCACTACTTTGTCGGGCCCGTGTGCTGCACACCGGAGCGAGGCGGATTGCAGGTCCAGTTCTCCAGCTTCAGCGTTAGCGCACCGCTGCAGAAAGATCTGCATGACCTGAGTTGA
- a CDS encoding TldD/PmbA family protein — MLESLLNRLARALRSEADFWSIRVVDERTDDHMVRNDVAQPLRIASDRGAMLVAWCGKGAGYAATADLSESGLQAALDIATQRAKASASVSLIDHTQIARPVESGSYESPAVADTLPTRREWLERLQHECAAANMDARIVERMAAVQITHSEQTYVTSDGIRIDQRFRFMMPQLSVTAHAAGVTQVRTLGGDYGTLAQGGIGVLGHFGFDGAGARIANEALQLVSAPNCPSGPRDLLLMPDQMMMQIHESIGHPLELDRILGDERNFAGWSFVKREHFGSYRYGSELLNVTFDPEPRQEAASYAFDDDGTRARREYLIRDGVLMRPLGGSLSQQRARLAGVANSRASSWNRPPIDRMANLNIEPGTSTLDEMIASIESGILMRSNTSWSIDDQRNKFQFGCEYGQLIENGKLTQVVRQPNYRGISASFWRSLVAVGNEATRGVYGTPVCGKGEPMQIIRVGHASPACVFRNVDVFGGA, encoded by the coding sequence ATGCTCGAATCGTTGTTGAATCGCCTGGCCCGTGCGTTGCGCAGTGAAGCGGATTTCTGGTCGATACGTGTCGTCGACGAACGGACCGACGATCACATGGTGCGCAACGATGTCGCGCAACCGCTGCGTATCGCGAGCGATCGCGGCGCGATGCTGGTCGCGTGGTGCGGAAAGGGCGCGGGCTATGCGGCCACCGCGGATCTGTCGGAGAGCGGTTTGCAGGCCGCGCTCGACATCGCCACGCAACGCGCGAAGGCAAGCGCGTCTGTCTCGCTGATCGATCACACGCAGATTGCGCGGCCCGTCGAGAGCGGCAGCTACGAATCACCTGCTGTAGCAGATACGTTGCCCACACGGCGCGAATGGCTCGAACGTCTGCAGCACGAATGCGCGGCAGCGAACATGGACGCTCGTATCGTCGAACGGATGGCCGCCGTGCAGATTACGCACAGCGAGCAGACCTATGTGACGAGCGACGGCATCCGTATCGATCAGCGCTTTCGCTTCATGATGCCGCAGCTCTCGGTGACAGCCCACGCCGCGGGTGTGACGCAAGTGCGGACGCTCGGCGGCGATTACGGCACGCTAGCGCAAGGCGGCATCGGCGTGCTGGGGCATTTCGGCTTCGACGGTGCGGGCGCGCGCATTGCAAACGAAGCGCTGCAGCTGGTGAGCGCGCCGAACTGCCCGTCGGGCCCGCGCGATCTGCTGCTGATGCCCGATCAGATGATGATGCAGATCCACGAATCGATCGGTCATCCGCTCGAACTCGACCGGATACTCGGCGACGAGCGCAACTTCGCGGGCTGGAGTTTCGTGAAGCGGGAACACTTCGGCTCGTATCGCTACGGCTCGGAACTGTTGAACGTCACATTCGATCCCGAACCGCGCCAGGAAGCCGCAAGCTATGCATTCGACGACGACGGCACACGCGCGCGACGCGAATATCTGATTCGCGACGGCGTGCTGATGCGCCCGCTCGGCGGCTCACTGTCGCAACAGCGTGCGCGGCTTGCGGGCGTCGCAAATTCGCGGGCGTCGAGCTGGAACCGTCCGCCCATCGACCGCATGGCGAACCTCAACATCGAGCCGGGCACGAGCACGCTGGACGAGATGATCGCGAGCATCGAAAGCGGCATCCTGATGCGTAGCAATACGTCCTGGTCGATCGACGATCAGCGCAACAAGTTCCAGTTCGGCTGCGAGTATGGCCAGTTGATCGAGAACGGCAAGCTCACACAGGTCGTGCGTCAGCCGAACTATCGCGGCATTTCAGCGAGCTTCTGGCGCAGCCTCGTCGCCGTCGGCAACGAAGCGACGCGCGGCGTGTATGGCACGCCCGTGTGCGGCAAGGGCGAGCCGATGCAGATCATCCGCGTCGGCCATGCGTCGCCTGCCTGCGTGTTCCGCAACGTCGACGTTTTCGGAGGCGCATGA
- a CDS encoding cytochrome b codes for MTNTSRHFSPLARFLHWTMAALILAMLFIGVAMVATVSHAHATLIALHRPLGVALLLLALLRVAVRLKNGSPALPDDMPALQRFAAKASHLVLYGLFIAMPLIGWAMLSAGGYPVTLFGAWHLPSIVPQNVDLFALLRALHTWLAFALFATVLVHLAAALFHGLVRRDGVFSSMARGER; via the coding sequence ATGACGAACACTTCTCGCCATTTCTCGCCGCTCGCGCGCTTTTTGCACTGGACGATGGCCGCGCTGATTCTCGCGATGCTGTTTATCGGCGTCGCGATGGTCGCGACTGTTTCTCACGCGCACGCCACGTTGATCGCATTGCATCGGCCGCTTGGCGTCGCATTGCTATTGCTCGCCCTGCTGCGCGTGGCCGTGCGGTTGAAAAACGGCAGCCCGGCATTGCCCGACGATATGCCCGCCTTGCAGCGCTTCGCCGCCAAGGCGTCGCATCTCGTGCTTTATGGACTATTCATCGCGATGCCGTTGATCGGCTGGGCCATGCTCTCGGCGGGCGGCTATCCCGTCACGCTGTTCGGCGCATGGCATCTGCCTTCGATCGTGCCGCAAAACGTCGACCTGTTTGCGTTGCTGCGCGCGCTGCATACGTGGCTCGCATTCGCGCTGTTCGCCACCGTACTCGTGCATCTCGCGGCGGCCCTCTTTCATGGACTCGTTCGCCGCGACGGCGTATTCTCCAGCATGGCTCGCGGCGAACGTTAG
- a CDS encoding catalase family peroxidase — protein MNSRSRASAPRCMPCRFAAIGAAVVALAGTFAYAAGWLTPSRLTTYRIIDQFQANSGSHPGYRRNHAKGLCVEGYFDSNGNAAWISRAQVFAAGRTPVIGRFAIPGGNPSAPDASVPVRSFALLFRQHDGEQWRTAMNSTPVFAVRTPEQFYQQLVAARPDPQTGKPDPAKLKAFYAANPDTRPFQEWVKTHPASSGLANSAYYSINAFRFVDAGGHERAVRWSVEPEMPYAPVDPQEKSDPDFLSDQLGQQLQHGNVRWHLIVTVANAGDPTNDATLQWPADRQRIDAGTVVLERTSPQSDGACRDVNFDPTVLPDGIKTSDDPLLAARSAAYAVSYQRRTREEALHGAAATQQP, from the coding sequence ATGAATTCAAGATCCCGGGCGTCGGCGCCACGCTGCATGCCGTGCAGATTCGCTGCAATCGGCGCAGCCGTCGTTGCGCTTGCCGGCACGTTCGCTTATGCAGCCGGCTGGCTCACGCCTTCGCGCCTCACTACCTATCGCATCATCGATCAGTTTCAGGCGAATAGCGGTTCGCATCCCGGTTATCGCCGCAATCACGCAAAAGGCCTCTGCGTAGAGGGCTATTTCGACAGTAATGGCAACGCGGCGTGGATCTCGCGGGCACAGGTTTTCGCGGCGGGCCGCACGCCTGTGATCGGCCGCTTTGCGATTCCCGGCGGCAATCCGTCAGCGCCCGATGCCAGCGTGCCCGTTCGCAGCTTTGCCCTGCTTTTCAGGCAACACGATGGCGAGCAATGGCGCACGGCTATGAATTCGACGCCTGTTTTTGCGGTGCGTACTCCCGAGCAGTTTTATCAACAACTCGTCGCTGCACGACCCGATCCGCAAACGGGCAAGCCTGATCCCGCGAAATTAAAGGCGTTTTATGCGGCGAATCCGGACACGCGGCCGTTTCAGGAATGGGTGAAGACGCATCCCGCGTCGTCGGGTCTCGCCAATTCGGCGTACTACAGCATCAACGCTTTCCGCTTCGTCGATGCAGGCGGACACGAGCGTGCGGTGCGCTGGTCCGTCGAACCGGAGATGCCGTATGCGCCCGTCGATCCGCAGGAAAAGAGCGATCCCGACTTTCTGTCGGATCAACTGGGCCAGCAACTGCAACACGGCAACGTGCGCTGGCATCTGATCGTCACCGTCGCCAATGCGGGGGATCCGACCAACGATGCAACGCTGCAATGGCCTGCCGACCGGCAACGTATCGATGCGGGCACCGTCGTGCTCGAACGCACGTCGCCGCAATCCGATGGCGCGTGTCGCGATGTCAATTTCGATCCGACCGTATTGCCCGACGGCATCAAGACTTCCGACGATCCGCTGCTCGCAGCGCGTTCCGCTGCCTATGCCGTCTCGTATCAGCGGCGCACGCGCGAAGAAGCACTGCATGGCGCTGCCGCCACACAGCAACCCTGA
- a CDS encoding DUF1330 domain-containing protein yields the protein MSTFAVAHLREVKMGVEIVEYLKRIDATLAPYCGHFVLHGGRYERLEGEWCGDLIAIEFPNRDLARAWYRSDAYQTILPLRTENSIGDVILIDAVPASHVATDVLCG from the coding sequence ATGTCGACGTTTGCCGTTGCGCATCTGCGCGAAGTGAAGATGGGTGTGGAGATTGTCGAGTACCTGAAGCGCATCGATGCGACGCTTGCGCCGTACTGCGGGCACTTCGTGCTGCATGGCGGACGCTATGAACGGCTCGAGGGCGAATGGTGCGGCGATCTGATTGCCATCGAGTTCCCGAATCGCGATCTCGCGCGCGCATGGTACAGGTCCGATGCGTATCAGACGATCCTGCCGTTACGCACGGAGAATTCGATTGGCGATGTGATTCTGATCGATGCAGTGCCCGCGTCGCATGTGGCGACGGATGTGTTGTGCGGATGA
- a CDS encoding EAL domain-containing protein produces the protein MNTLERRVSEGLLGGEFRLAFQGIYDVKTGKLARVEALIRWMHPDYGMLLPDAFLVALDHPVVALQLTYHVIDGACRAIALAQRNGQRVCPIAVNVPPRVVADEHFPATVMQIARMHRVEPDLLELELVETEDSTRLLAAPPLTKPLREAGMRLAIDDFGTGYSSLALLSTIDVDTVKVAREMLDGVPDCPRASAVASGVLSLLERLDVAVVVEGVETKALARWLAQWPKVLAQGFFYARPTFDYADVPVQERYVA, from the coding sequence ATGAACACACTCGAACGACGCGTGAGCGAAGGTCTGCTCGGCGGCGAATTCCGCCTCGCTTTTCAGGGCATTTACGACGTGAAGACGGGCAAGCTCGCGCGCGTCGAAGCATTGATTCGCTGGATGCATCCCGACTACGGCATGTTGTTGCCCGATGCGTTTCTCGTTGCACTGGATCATCCCGTCGTCGCGTTGCAACTGACCTATCACGTGATCGACGGTGCGTGCAGAGCGATTGCACTCGCACAGCGCAATGGCCAACGCGTGTGTCCCATTGCTGTCAACGTGCCGCCGCGCGTCGTCGCCGACGAGCATTTTCCCGCGACGGTGATGCAGATCGCGCGCATGCATCGCGTCGAGCCCGATCTGCTCGAACTCGAACTCGTCGAGACGGAAGACTCGACGCGTCTGCTTGCAGCGCCACCTTTGACGAAACCGCTGCGCGAAGCGGGCATGCGTCTCGCCATCGACGACTTCGGCACCGGCTATTCGTCGCTCGCGCTGTTGAGCACGATCGACGTCGATACCGTGAAGGTCGCGCGGGAAATGCTTGATGGCGTGCCGGACTGTCCGCGCGCGTCAGCCGTGGCGTCGGGCGTGCTGTCTCTGCTCGAACGGCTCGATGTCGCGGTGGTGGTGGAGGGCGTCGAAACGAAGGCGCTTGCGCGTTGGCTCGCGCAATGGCCCAAGGTGCTCGCGCAGGGCTTCTTCTATGCGCGCCCGACCTTCGACTATGCCGACGTCCCCGTTCAGGAGCGATACGTCGCGTAA
- a CDS encoding DUF4148 domain-containing protein — MKKLALFTVSIALVSTAFASSAFAQEKTRAEVRQELIQAEQNGSQFVTDASYPDVAPIYQQQVARQKTAQESEGAGMSGTHAAGSRMPAAGTNASMSSCVGPVSYCSVYFGS, encoded by the coding sequence ATGAAAAAGCTTGCACTGTTCACCGTTTCGATCGCACTCGTTTCGACGGCATTTGCATCGAGCGCATTCGCACAGGAGAAGACGCGTGCAGAAGTTCGCCAGGAACTGATCCAGGCCGAACAGAACGGCTCGCAGTTCGTGACGGATGCGTCGTATCCCGATGTCGCACCCATCTACCAGCAACAGGTTGCACGTCAAAAGACCGCGCAGGAAAGCGAAGGCGCAGGCATGTCGGGCACGCACGCAGCGGGATCGCGCATGCCGGCTGCGGGAACGAACGCGAGCATGTCGTCGTGCGTCGGCCCCGTCAGCTATTGCTCGGTGTACTTCGGAAGTTAA